The proteins below come from a single Lineus longissimus chromosome 5, tnLinLong1.2, whole genome shotgun sequence genomic window:
- the LOC135487762 gene encoding ATP synthase subunit b, mitochondrial-like: protein MFFSPANFVRGQNMLSRLALKSGHFGFAVRGQLNRCAAPALVRGASSEVSKQDPFDKAYTLYNSPDRDLVNFPNPKMPDVSPPVRLGFLPEHWFQAFYDKTGVTGPYLFGTGLIATLLSKEIWVVDHGFTEVLGFWAAMFILIKKIGPAFGEYLDKRSESYKEVFYDKPLQNAKSASLEFIDNTEKMIEAQKGQKFLFEAKRENVGLQLEAIYRQRLHDAHQEVKKRLDYQVDVQNTKRSFEQTHMVNWIVDNVIKGIDAKQEKDALSKCIADLKVLSKTHAASL from the exons atgtttttttctccgGCAAATTTTGTGAGAGGTCAAAATATGCTGTCGAGATTAGCATTAAAATCAG GCCATTTTGGCTTTGCTGTGAGGGGCCAGTTAAACAGATG TGCTGCTCCAGCTCTAGTACGAGGGGCCAGTTCCGAAGTCTCGAAGCAGGACCCTTTTGACAAGGCCTACACACTGTACAACTCGCCAGACCGGGACCTTGTGAACTTCCCAAATCCCAAGATGCCCGATGTCTCACCACCCGTTCGATTGGGTTTCCTACCTGAACATTGGTTCCAAGCATTCTATGACAAAACTGGTGTGACAG GTCCCTACCTTTTTGGAACTGGCCTTATTGCCACTCTCCTGTCCAAGGAAATCTGGGTAGTTGACCATGGCTTCACTGAGGTGTTAGGTTTCTGGGCTGCTATGTTCATCCTGATCAAAAAAATTGGTCCTGCTTTTGGAGAATATTTGGATAAAAGGAGTGAG TCCTACAAGGAGGTGTTTTATGACAAGCCCCTGCAAAATGCCAAGTCAGCAAGCTTGGAGTTTATTGACAACACAGAAAAGATGATCGAAGCTCAGAAAGGCCAGAAGTTCCTGTTTGAGGCAAAGAGG GAAAATGTGGGTCTTCAGTTGGAGGCTATATACAGGCAACGATTGCATGATGCACATCAGGAGGTCAAGAAACGATTG GACTATCAGGTTGATGTTCAGAACACCAAGAGGAGCTTTGAGCAGACACACATGGTCAACTGGATAGTTGATAATGTTATCAAGGGAATTGATGCAAAGCAG GAGAAGGATGCCTTGAGTAAGTGTATAGCCGACTTGAAGGTCCTATCCAAAACTCATGCTGCTTCACTTTAA
- the LOC135488659 gene encoding protocadherin Fat 3-like → MKSTLLFSAVVLTAFAVANGDITFSSTPYEANVDENLSIGSVLIAVSATSSLGAEVTYSIVAKDDSPATGVSINAVSGEITLSEFLDYESVTQMQFTIKASALGTASKLADINTEPFTLNILDVNDNTPVFAALSYSATVEQYGTYLPNPISVFATDADSTTNAQITYAFVSGNTGNAFQINANTGEITQAAVINMGETTSFTLVVSATDAGGPALSTTVLVNVAVDTTEYSCPKWMERFGSKCYKLVRGLKTYDRAQATCEKYGTKSGLGNGNLATVYDQFRQNFIANELMNVRHRVWIGLDDKDTEGTMVWIDGTPYSYSNWSVVNGVQQPAGGSDKNCVAIEARARLGGWNDVKCSIKSWSVCQFPASAVATPL, encoded by the exons ATGAAGTCGACTTTGCTGTTTTCAG ctgtGGTCCTTACTGCATTTGCCGTTGCTAACGGGG ATATTACATTTTCGTCAACTCCATACGAAGCAAATGTCGATGAAAATTTATCGATAGGTTCAGTTCTCATCGCCGTATCC GCGACGTCTTCACTTGGAGCTGAGGTAACTTACAGCATTGTGGCCAAGGATGATTCTCCAGCAAC aGGTGTTTCTATCAATGCCGTTAGTGGGGAGATAACTCTATCTGAATTCCTAGACTACGAATCTGTTACACAGATGCAGTTCACAATTAAAGCGAGCGCTTTGGGTACGGCAAGTAAACTCGCCGATATCAACACTGAGCCGTTCACCCTAAATATTCTTGATGTGAATGATAACACGCCTGTATTTGCCGCACTGAGCTATTCAGCGACAGTTGAACAATATGGAACATACCTTCCAAATCCGATATCTGTTTTT GCCACGGACGCAGACTCGACGACAAATGCTCAAATTACCTACGCTTTCGTGAGTGGTAATACCGGAAACGCTTTCCAAATTAATGCCAATACCGGCGAGATAACCCAAGCTGCTGTGATCAACATGGGGGAAACCACATCCTTCACTCTCGTGGTCTCCGCAACTGACGCGGGCGGTCCTGCGTTGTCTACCACCGTCCTCGTCAATGTTGCAGTCGAC ACTACTGAATATTCCTGCCCCAAATGGATGGAAAGATTCGGATCCAAGTGCTACAAGCTTGTCAGAGGGTTGAAGACCTATGACCGGGCACAGGCCACCTGCGAGAAATACGGAACCAAGTCCGGATTAGGCAATGGCAACCTTGCTACCGTCTACGATCAGTTCAGGCAGAATTTTATCGCTAATGAGCTTAT GAACGTCAGGCACCGTGTCTGGATTGGATTGGACGATAAAGATACTGAGGGCACAATGGTCTGGATTGATGGCACACCATACTCATACAGCAACTGGTCAGTCGTGAACGGCGTACAGCAACCAGCTGGCGGCAGTGATAAAAACTGCGTCGCCATTGAAGCGCGAGCTCGTTTGGGCGGATGGAACGACGTCAAATGCAGCATAAAGTCCTGGTCAGTTTGTCAGTTCCCCGCTAGTGCAGTTGCTACACCACTCTAA
- the LOC135488033 gene encoding beta-alanyl-bioamine nonribosomal peptide synthetase ebony-like, with the protein MGQCFGVVESWSQFVSSICTGWIGLLTKRTRYHEAPHRVSSLCILRGEKTPGEDGKLMHHIFEDIASASPDAPAIFYGGKTMSYGEVNKRADLVACRLQHEIMGMVSPLKTNRNPLICIAMPPSEKRIITILAAFKLHMGYLPVEPTIPPQRVLQIVREAKPEIIIYAAEYAGVVNKTSIFSESTRLLDYDLLGDKLKMLTTYQKGNDQDPLACVLYTSGSTGEPKGVRLRHSSVLNRLRWQWRQFPFTESEVGAAKTSLLFVDSITETWGCLLRKIPVVIIPRNIVQNPESFVKTVTDHGVTRLVVVPTLLKTLLLYLKMSDRFNMLSKLKLIVCSGETLPPSLAKQFFSFFSGTVLANYYGSTEVTGDVTYDVFQDVRDVEEKCLDDRMSIGGPIDNCTVYVVDNEMRPVAEGEIGEILMSGKNVADGYMKMEQADDFMENTIEKSGASPLFRSGDYGKIAQGRIYFYGRRDTQVKIRGQRVDLSEIDRLISSLSTVKDVVSIVCRPRGSAGTIVSFTVTEKNAKRALEASRLVEACRSSLPDYMVPTVVVLKEMPVQSHTGKIDLERLKDIYDETLIDSGCTETDDVNRNVVDVIASVTGVRTSRVKLSDNFFQIGGNSVEAVNAVAGLRNLGYAIEIGAFFAARTISEIVETIKTGLVAEAKTVLASRYQLRPLQPSDRKEIDPIVEHGMVRKCPLCGSAGIRNEDMRLFTDAVWEGSLASRLSHVVLEKKTGRIVAVQFNVLSCFDLKMDTMMRNSCMRKICLMLVESESSFSAFIKGNHSRWCEAELAVTLPELAYEENLYILELFEKTLIEDCRKRGMLGICSVNVNLVTQVLAKQLGYQSSWYVKVKDWSSPDGNKPFITAPDDAYISADVLLLT; encoded by the exons TCTTCGTTATGCATCCTCCGAGGCGAAAAGACCCCAGGCGAAGATGGGAAGCTGATGCACCATATCTTCGAGGACATTGCCAGCGCATCCCCGGACGCCCCAGCCATCTTCTACGGGGGCAAGACCATGTCGTACGGGGAGGTGAACAAGCGGGCCGACCTGGTCGCCTGCCGGTTACAGCATGAAATCATGGGAATGGTGTCACCGTTGAAGACCAATAGGAACCCTCTGATTTGCATTGCGATGCCGCCGAGTGAGAAACGCATTATCACCATCCTTGCAGCGTTCAAACTGCACATGGGGTACCTTCCTGTGGAGCCGACGATCCCACCACAAAGGGTGTTGCAAATTGTCCGTGAAGCCAAGCCAGAGATCATCATTTACGCTGCGGAGTATGCGGGAGTTGTGAACAAGACAAGTATCTTCAGCGAAAGTACCCGACTCCTTGATTACGATTTGTTGGGCGACAAGCTCAAAATGCTTACAACGTACCAGAAAGGAAATGATCAGGATCCCTTAGCGTGCGTCCTTTATACGTCTGGTAGTACTGGCGAACCCAAGGGGGTCCGCTTGCGGCACAGTAGCGTCCTGAATCGCCTTCGCTGGCAATGGCGACAGTTCCCCTTCACGGAGAGTGAGGTGGGGGCGGCAAAAACGTCACTACTGTTCGTAGACAGCATCACGGAGACTTGGGGCTGCTTACTTCGTAAGATTCCCGTTGTAATCATTCCAAGAAACATCGTGCAGAACCCCGAGTCTTTCGTAAAAACTGTCACTGACCATGGAGTAACGAGACTGGTTGTCGTGCCTACGTTGCTAAAGACGTTGCTGTTGTACTTGAAGATGAGTGACCGTTTTAATATGTTgtcaaaattgaaattaatcgTCTGTAGCGGAGAGACGCTCCCGCCGTCTCTAGCCAAGCagttcttctccttcttcagtGGGACTGTCCTTGCTAACTACTATGGGTCGACCGAGGTAACGGGTGATGTCACTTATGATGTGTTCCAAGACGTCAGAGATGTTGAGGAGAAATGCCTCGATGATAGAATGTCCATAGGCGGGCCTATCGACAACTGTACTGTCTACGTTGTAGACAATGAAATGCGACCAGTAGCTGAGGGGGAGATCGGCGAGATTTTGATGTCGGGCAAAAATGTCGCGGATGGTTACATGAAAATGGAGCAAGCAGATGATTTCATGGAGAACACGATTGAGAAATCAGGTGCGAGTCCCCTATTTCGTTCCGGTGACTACGGCAAGATTGCACAAGGGAGGATTTACTTCTACGGCAGGAGAGACACTCAAGTCAAAATCCGAGGACAACGAGTCGATTTGTCTGAAATCGATCGTCTGATTTCTTCCCTGTCGACTGTCAAGGATGTTGTTTCTATCGTCTGCCGACCAAGGGGTTCAGCGGGCACAATCGTGTCATTCACGGTCACGGAGAAGAATGCTAAACGGGCATTGGAAGCAAGCCGTCTGGTGGAGGCATGTCGCTCCTCCCTGCCGGATTACATGGTGCCGACAGTCGTTGTTCTGAAGGAGATGCCCGTGCAAAGCCACACGGGCAAAATAGACTTAGAACGCCTGAAAGATATCTACGATGAAACCCTGATTGATAGCGGATGCACAGAAACAGACGACGTGAACAGAAATGTTGTCGACGTCATAGCATCCGTTACCGGTGTCAGAACATCTCGCGTGAAACTTTCAGacaatttctttcaaattggTGGTAACTCAGTCGAAGCAGTGAATGCAGTAGCAGGTCTCAGAAATTTAGGATACGCTATAGAAATAGGGGCTTTCTTTGCTGCTCGGACAATCAGTGAGATCGTAGAGACGATAAAAACTGGGTTAGTCGCCGAAGCAAAGACCGTGCTggcaagccgatatcaactccGACCCCTGCAACCATCCGACCGCAAGGAAATCGACCCGATTGTCGAGCATGGGATGGTGAGGAAGTGTCCCCTGTGCGGCTCGGCCGGGATTCGCAATGAAGATATGCGGCTCTTTACGGATGCGGTGTGGGAGGGGAGTTTAGCAAGCCGGCTGTCCCATGTCGTCCTGGAGAAGAAGACGGGAAGAATTGTCGCTGTTCAATTCAACGTTCTGTCGTGTTTTGATTTGAAGATGGACACCATGATGCGGAACTCGTGCATGAGGAAGATATGCCTCATGCTGG TCGAATCTGAGTCCAGCTTCAGTGCCTTCATCAAAGGCAACCACAGTAGATGGTGTGAGGCGGAGTTGGCGGTCACCCTGCCCGAGCTGGCATATGAGGAGAACCTCTACATTCTTGAGCTGTTCGAAAAGACGCTGATCGAGGACTGCCGGAAGAGAGGGATGTTGGGCATCTGTTCCGTCAATGTGAACCTTGTGACGCAG GTCCTCGCTAAGCAGCTCGGTTACCAGTCCTCATGGTACGTCAAGGTGAAGGACTGGTCAAGCCCGGATGGAAACAAGCCTTTCATTACCGCACCCGATGACGCGTACATTTCGGCAGACGTCTTACTTCTCACATAA